The Pelagibacterium halotolerans B2 genome has a segment encoding these proteins:
- the aroB gene encoding 3-dehydroquinate synthase translates to MSLQHPPLHTVHVPLGARAYDIVIAPDAIDSAGARLAAMFPGARYGIVTDDNVASAQLPRLAASLDAAGLAHSEILVPAGEASKSWGHLQTVVDAILAARLERSDILIALGGGVIGDLAGFAASIARRGMDFVQIPTSLLAQVDSSVGGKTGINSSHGKNLVGAFHQPRLVLADLAALETLPPRQFAAGYAELAKYGLIDDEDLFFWLEANYPEIQAGGPARGEAIARACAAKARVVAEDERETGNRALLNLGHTFGHALEKATGYSDRLLHGEGVAIGMVLAHRFSAKLGLAPSQDAGRVEAHLKNAGLPTTLADIPGDLPPTPVLMDAIGQDKKVSRGALTFILTRGIGRAFIEKNVDPQTVATFLEEIR, encoded by the coding sequence ATGAGTTTGCAGCATCCGCCACTCCACACAGTTCATGTGCCGCTGGGCGCGCGCGCCTATGACATCGTCATCGCCCCCGATGCGATCGACAGTGCGGGCGCTCGGCTGGCTGCAATGTTCCCCGGGGCGCGCTACGGCATCGTGACAGATGACAATGTCGCAAGCGCCCAGCTTCCGCGCCTTGCCGCATCGCTCGATGCTGCCGGGCTCGCCCACAGCGAAATCCTCGTCCCCGCCGGCGAGGCCTCCAAATCCTGGGGCCACCTTCAGACCGTCGTCGATGCCATCCTTGCCGCCCGGCTCGAACGCAGCGACATCCTGATTGCGCTTGGCGGCGGGGTCATCGGCGATCTGGCCGGCTTTGCCGCGTCCATCGCCCGGCGCGGCATGGATTTCGTCCAGATCCCCACCTCGCTTCTCGCCCAGGTGGATTCCTCGGTCGGGGGCAAGACCGGCATCAATTCGAGCCACGGCAAGAACCTTGTCGGCGCCTTCCACCAACCCCGTCTGGTGCTGGCCGACCTTGCAGCGCTCGAAACTCTCCCACCGCGCCAGTTCGCCGCCGGCTATGCCGAACTGGCCAAATACGGGCTGATCGACGACGAGGACCTGTTTTTCTGGCTCGAAGCCAACTATCCCGAAATCCAGGCCGGCGGCCCCGCCCGGGGCGAGGCCATTGCCCGCGCTTGCGCCGCCAAGGCCCGCGTCGTTGCCGAGGACGAACGCGAAACCGGCAATCGCGCCCTGCTCAATCTCGGCCACACCTTCGGCCACGCGCTTGAAAAGGCGACAGGCTATTCCGACCGCCTGCTCCATGGTGAAGGCGTCGCCATCGGCATGGTGCTGGCGCATCGATTTTCGGCGAAACTGGGCCTTGCTCCTTCCCAGGATGCCGGCCGTGTCGAGGCCCATTTGAAAAATGCCGGCCTGCCCACTACATTGGCCGATATTCCCGGAGACCTGCCACCCACTCCAGTGCTCATGGACGCCATCGGCCAGGACAAGAAAGTGTCGCGCGGCGCGCTGACCTTCATCCTGACCCGCGGCATCGGCAGGGCCTTCATCGAAAAGAACGTCGACCCGCAAACGGTCGCAACCTTCCTTGAGGAAATTCGCTGA
- a CDS encoding BolA family protein encodes MSVRDDIEAKLTEIFAPSAIEVIDDSERHHGHAGWREGGNTHFRIIIASEKLDGLSRIEQHRAINAALSDQFDAGLHALAIKVTPSR; translated from the coding sequence ATGAGCGTTCGCGACGACATCGAAGCCAAACTCACCGAAATCTTCGCACCGAGTGCCATCGAGGTGATCGACGATTCAGAGCGTCATCATGGTCACGCAGGATGGCGGGAAGGGGGCAATACCCATTTCCGCATCATCATTGCCAGCGAAAAACTCGACGGGCTGAGCCGTATCGAACAGCATCGCGCCATCAACGCGGCGCTTTCCGATCAGTTCGATGCCGGGCTGCACGCGCTGGCCATCAAGGTCACCCCTTCGCGCTGA
- a CDS encoding HlyC/CorC family transporter: protein MSLWLSLLAIIALLALSFFFSGSETALTASSRARMYQLAKSGNKRASLVEKLTAEKERLIGAILLGNNVVNILASTLAASVLIQIFGEAGIAYATLAMTAAVVVFSEVLPKTLALIRPDGFALVVAPVIRVIVLVFSPVTLAVQALVNLILRLFGLDPDKASDISGHEELRGTVDFLHSEGEVVKGDRDMLGGILDLRELEVSDVMVHRTRMLALDADMPTDELIGAILDSPFTRVPLYKDKQDNIIGVVHAKDLLRAIQKADGDFTRVNPARIAFKPWFVPDTTSAQAQLNAFLKRKLHFALVVDEYGEVQGLITLEDILEEIVGEIADEHDAVIDGVRKQADGSYIVDGQLPIRDLNRALDWNLPDEEATTVAGLVIHEAKLIPDPGQQFTFHNLRFKVLRRQHNRVTQLRISPVEMAVSAKG, encoded by the coding sequence ATGTCGCTGTGGCTGTCCCTGCTCGCCATTATCGCCCTTCTGGCCCTGAGCTTTTTCTTTTCCGGCTCGGAAACCGCGCTGACCGCCTCCTCGCGGGCCCGCATGTACCAATTGGCCAAATCGGGCAACAAGCGCGCCTCGCTTGTCGAAAAGCTCACGGCAGAGAAAGAACGCCTGATCGGCGCCATCCTTCTGGGCAACAACGTCGTCAACATTCTGGCCTCGACGCTTGCCGCTTCGGTGCTGATCCAGATTTTCGGCGAGGCCGGCATCGCCTATGCCACCCTGGCCATGACCGCCGCCGTCGTGGTCTTTTCCGAGGTACTGCCGAAAACCCTCGCCCTGATCCGGCCCGACGGCTTTGCCCTCGTGGTTGCACCCGTCATCCGGGTGATCGTCCTGGTGTTTTCACCGGTAACGCTGGCCGTCCAGGCCCTCGTCAACCTCATCCTGCGCCTGTTCGGCCTCGATCCCGACAAGGCCAGCGACATCTCGGGCCATGAGGAATTGCGCGGTACCGTGGATTTCCTTCATTCCGAGGGCGAAGTGGTCAAGGGCGACCGCGACATGCTGGGCGGCATTTTGGACCTGCGCGAACTCGAAGTGTCCGACGTCATGGTGCACAGAACGCGCATGCTGGCGCTCGATGCCGACATGCCGACCGACGAACTGATCGGCGCCATCCTCGACAGCCCCTTCACCCGCGTGCCGCTCTATAAGGACAAGCAGGACAACATCATCGGCGTGGTCCACGCCAAGGATCTCCTGCGCGCCATCCAGAAGGCCGACGGCGATTTCACAAGGGTCAACCCCGCCAGGATCGCCTTCAAGCCATGGTTCGTGCCCGATACGACCTCGGCCCAGGCCCAGCTCAACGCCTTTTTGAAGCGCAAGCTGCATTTCGCACTGGTTGTCGATGAATATGGCGAGGTCCAGGGGCTCATCACGCTCGAAGACATCCTCGAGGAAATCGTGGGCGAGATCGCCGACGAGCACGACGCTGTGATCGATGGCGTGCGCAAGCAGGCCGATGGTTCCTACATTGTTGATGGACAGCTTCCCATCCGCGACCTCAACCGCGCGCTCGACTGGAACCTGCCCGACGAGGAAGCCACCACCGTTGCCGGGCTGGTGATTCACGAAGCCAAGCTGATCCCCGATCCGGGCCAGCAATTCACCTTCCACAATCTGCGCTTCAAGGTGTTGCGCCGCCAGCACAACCGCGTCACCCAGCTCAGGATTTCGCCCGTCGAAATGGCCGTCAGCGCGAAGGGGTGA
- a CDS encoding J domain-containing protein, with protein MSTNSKSNIFDSVRIKPRRSQVEEQVATHPACDWEGCDKPGMHKAPKGARSEGQFHNFCLEHVRHYNKAYNYFSGMDDEEIADHATKMNAPGSRETWAYGSNRFGKSDPQPKKYKPRDYTGSQFRDVNGVFARLRSRARQDAGGKGENAERAITLTGQDRAAFEVLGLDGRKASIEIKSAYKALVKLHHPDANGGDKGSEDRLRNIISAYNHLKQRGFV; from the coding sequence ATGTCGACCAACTCCAAATCCAATATCTTCGATTCCGTCCGCATCAAGCCTCGCCGCTCTCAGGTTGAAGAGCAGGTGGCGACGCATCCGGCGTGCGATTGGGAAGGATGCGACAAGCCCGGCATGCACAAGGCGCCCAAAGGCGCGCGCTCCGAGGGCCAGTTCCACAATTTCTGCCTTGAGCATGTGCGCCACTACAACAAGGCCTACAATTATTTCTCCGGCATGGACGACGAGGAAATCGCCGATCACGCCACGAAAATGAACGCGCCCGGCAGCCGCGAGACCTGGGCCTATGGCTCCAACCGCTTCGGCAAATCCGATCCGCAGCCAAAAAAATACAAGCCCCGCGACTATACCGGCAGCCAGTTCCGCGACGTCAACGGCGTCTTCGCCCGCTTGCGCTCACGCGCCCGCCAGGATGCAGGTGGCAAGGGCGAAAATGCCGAGCGCGCCATCACGCTCACCGGTCAGGACCGGGCCGCTTTCGAGGTGCTGGGCCTTGATGGCCGCAAGGCATCCATTGAGATCAAGTCGGCCTACAAGGCCCTGGTCAAGCTCCATCACCCCGACGCCAATGGCGGCGACAAGGGCTCCGAAGACCGGCTGCGCAACATCATTTCCGCTTATAACCATCTCAAGCAGCGCGGCTTTGTCTGA